Proteins encoded within one genomic window of Setaria italica strain Yugu1 chromosome IV, Setaria_italica_v2.0, whole genome shotgun sequence:
- the LOC101762699 gene encoding G-type lectin S-receptor-like serine/threonine-protein kinase SD2-5, producing the protein MEACVYRHGHSKCIIMLLILVIANLWIMCSSSTQKQVLPPFSGSEMDYIDNNGIFLLSNGSVFGFGFVTNSVSDTMSYLLAVVHLATTSIVWSANANSPVSHSDNFVFDKDGNAYLQSGGSTIWTANISGKGATSMQLLDSGNLIVFGKDSSSPLWQSFSHPTDTLLSGQSFIEGMTLVSHSNTQNMTYTLQIKSGDMMLYAGLQMPQPYWSALKDNRMIVDKNDNNIYSANLSSSSWSFYDQSGLLQSQLVIVQQGAANTTLAAVLGNDGLITFYMLQSVSSRSTLPTTVPQDSCDMPAHCKPYTICNSGTGCQCPSALSSYANCNPGIKSPCNSKDKFQLAQLDSGVGYVGTSFTSPVPKTNLTGCKNACMGNCSCIAIFFDQMSGNCFHFDQIGSLQQKDGGKSSFASFIKVSSSDRGSEQGGTDSRLTIIIVVIIVGTLVVIGVLVYVGFHIYRRRRHPPSQDDAGSSEDDGFLQTISGAPTRYTYKELQDATNNFSNKLGQGGFGSVYLGTLPDGSRIAVKKLESIGQGKKEFRSEVTIIGSIHHIHLVKLRGFCVEGAHKLLAYEYMSKGSLDRWIFHSDEDSSLLDWDTRFNIALGTAKGLAYLHQDCESKIIHCDIKPENVLLDDNFLAKVSDFGLAKLMTREQSHVFTTLRGTRGYLAPEWITNYAISEKSDVYSYGMVLLEIISGRKSYDPVESSEKAHFPSYAYKKLEEGDLRDIFDAKLKYNDKDERVEVAIKVALWCVQEDFYQRPSMSKVVQMLEGVCDVPQPPISSQIGYRLYANAFKSSSEEGTSSGMSDNNSDALLSAVRLSGPR; encoded by the coding sequence ATGGAAGCTTGTGTCTATCGTCACGGCCATTCAAAATGCATCATTATGCTGCTGATACTTGTGATAGCCAACCTCTGGATTATGTGCAGCAGCAGTACCCAAAAGCAAGTTCTCCCTCCTTTCAGTGGCTCGGAAATGGACTACATTGATAACAATggaatttttcttctctccaaTGGTTCTGTGTTTGGCTTTGGCTTTGTCACCAACAGCGTGTCAGACACCATGTCCTACCTCCTTGCAGTGGTCCACTTGGCCACCACTTCTATTGTCTGGTCTGCTAATGCTAACTCTCCAGTTTCCCATTCAGACAACTTTGTGTTTGACAAGGATGGCAATGCCTACCTGCAGTCTGGAGGCTCCACAATCTGGACCGCGAATATCTCCGGCAAGGGGGCCACCTCTATGCAGCTGCTGGACTCAGGCAATCTTATAGTGTTTGGCAAGGACAGCTCTTCTCCTCTCTGGCAGAGTTTCAGCCATCCAACGGACACACTTCTGTCTGGCCAGAGCTTCATTGAGGGGATGACTCTGGTGAGCCATTCCAATACACAGAACATGACCTATACGCTTCAGATCAAATCTGGGGACATGATGTTGTATGCGGGCTTACAGATGCCCCAACCATACTGGTCCGCTCTGAAGGATAACAGGATGATCGTCGACAAGAATGACAACAACATATACTCTGCAAACCTTAGTTCAAGTTCCTGGTCGTTTTATGATCAATCGGGGCTTCTTCAATCACAGCTTGTCATTGTGCAGCAAGGCGCTGCTAACACCACACTGGCTGCTGTCCTAGGTAATGATGGTCTGATTACCTTCTATATGCTCCAGAGTGTTAGTAGcaggagtactctccctaccaCAGTTCCGCAGGACTCATGTGACATGCCTGCCCACTGCAAGCCGTATACCATTTGCAACAGTGGTACAGGGTGTCAGTGCCCTTCAGCACTCAGCTCATATGCAAACTGCAACCCTGGCATCAAATCACCGTGCAACTCAAAGGACAAGTTTCAGTTGGCTCAACTAGACAGTGGTGTTGGGTATGTCGGCACTAGCTTCACGTCGCCTGTACCTAAGACAAACCTCACAGGATGCAAGAATGCTTGCATGGGTAACTGCTCATGCATTGCTATATTCTTTGACCAAATGTCAGGCAATTGCTTCCATTTCGACCAGATAGGTAGCTTGCAACAGAAAGATGGAGGTAAGAGTAGTTTTGCTTCTTTCATCAAGGTATCAAGCAGTGATCGTGGCTCGGAGCAAGGTGGAACTGACAGTAGGCTAACCATCATTATTGTCGTCATTATAGTTGGAACTTTGGTTGTCATAGGGGTCCTTGTGTATGTTGGTTTCCACATTTATCGAAGGAGACGTCATCCACCCTCGCAAGATGATGCTGGTTCGTCAGAAGACGATGGTTTCCTGCAAACCATATCAGGAGCACCAACACGCTATACTTACAAGGAGCTCCAGGATGCAACAAACAACTTCTCAAACAAGCTAGGTCAGGGAGGGTTTGGATCTGTGTATCTTGGTACGCTGCCTGATGGCAGTCGCATCGCTGTAAAGAAGCTAGAGAGCATAGGCCAAGGGAAGAAAGAATTCCGCTCTGAGGTGACCATCATTGGCAGCATCCACCACATCCATCTTGTCAAACTTCGAGGCTTCTGTGTAGAGGGTGCACATAAGCTTCTTGCATACGAGTACATGTCAAAAGGGTCACTGGATAGATGGATTTTCCATAGTGATGAGGATTCCTCCCTGCTAGACTGGGACACAAGGTTTAACATTGCACTTGGAACAGCAAAGGGATTGGCATATCTCCATCAGGACTGTGAGTCGAAGATCATTCACTGTGACATCAAGCCGGAGAATGTTCTACTTGATGATAACTTCCTTGCGAAGGTGTCTGACTTTGGCCTTGCCAAGTTGATGACCAGGGAGCAGAGCCATGTTTTCACGACGCTCAGAGGCACGCGGGGCTACCTTGCACCTGAATGGATCACCAACTATGCCATCTCGGAGAAGAGTGATGTGTACAGCTACGGGATGGTCCTGCTTGAGATAATCAGTGGGAGGAAGAGCTATGATCCCGTGGAAAGCTCAGAGAAAGCTCACTTTCCCTCCTATGCCTACAAGAAGCTGGAAGAAGGCGATCTCCGTGATATCTTTGACGCCAAGCTAAAATACAATGACAAGGATGAGCGAGTTGAGGTGGCAATCAAGGTTGCCCTGTGGTGCGTTCAAGAGGACTTCTATCAGAGGCCATCCATGTCAAAGGTCGTACAAATGCTGGAAGGCGTCTGCGACGTGCCCCAGCCACCAATATCTTCGCAGATTGGATATCGGCTCTATGCAAACGCCTTCAAATCGAGCAGCGAAGAGGGAACGTCATCTGGGATGTCGGACAACAACAGTGATGCTCTGCTTTCTGCTGTGCGGCTCTCTGGGCCCAGATGA
- the LOC101763921 gene encoding paired amphipathic helix protein Sin3-like 3, producing MSKWESVTFEESLSFVKKVKARDYMLYLSLLDVLNRTDQIPLEAYSELSLLFRHHEDLLAELSKFRPLPCPNSIYTHGSIWMIIFLMPFLLLSLVLAFEKPLKCFLLQ from the exons ATGTCTAAGTGGGAGTCAGTCACATTTGAGGAATCTCTTAGCTTTGTCAAGAAAGTAAAG GCACGTGACTATATGCTATACCTATCACTGCTTGATGTGCTCAACCGGACCGATCAAATCCCTCTCGAAGCTTACAGCGAG CTTTCACTTCTCTTCCGACATCATGAAGATCTGCTAGCGGAGCTGTCAAAGTTCAGGCCCCTCCCATGCCCGAACAGCATATATACCCACGGTTCGATCTGGATGATCATATTCCTCATGCCCTTTCTGCTCCTGAGCCTTGTCCTAGCCTTTGAGAAGCCATTGAAGTGCTTCCTGCTCCAGTAG